The following are from one region of the Abiotrophia defectiva ATCC 49176 genome:
- a CDS encoding nuclear transport factor 2 family protein — MKNREKIISLWFDMWLKQQDLGIDDIFAEDVVYTESWCPKYENRATVKHWFNEWNTRGKVLAWDIKQFFHSEHQTVVEWYFKSKMNDGRIEGFDGISLVEWTKENKIKKLKEFGCNINHYNPYENSEKPQFRDD, encoded by the coding sequence ATGAAAAACCGAGAGAAGATCATTAGCTTATGGTTTGATATGTGGCTCAAACAACAAGATTTAGGAATAGACGATATATTTGCGGAAGATGTTGTTTATACTGAAAGTTGGTGTCCTAAATATGAAAATCGAGCAACTGTAAAGCATTGGTTTAATGAGTGGAATACAAGAGGAAAAGTGCTTGCGTGGGATATAAAGCAGTTTTTCCATAGTGAACATCAAACAGTTGTTGAATGGTACTTCAAAAGTAAGATGAATGATGGAAGAATAGAAGGATTTGATGGTATATCGTTGGTTGAGTGGACAAAGGAGAATAAAATCAAGAAACTAAAAGAATTTGGCTGCAACATCAATCATTATAATCCATATGAAAATAGTGAGAAACCTCAATTTAGAGATGATTGA
- a CDS encoding DEAD/DEAH box helicase yields the protein MSNYFQSQLTKSLQHGFIHRHDYPDGNYAPQILINKPAKGAHVLTAIQDELLKCDRFYFSVAFISKAGIAMLKTQLSDLADRGVEGYILISPYLGFNDPDAMRELLKLSNVQVRLTREELNMHAKCYLFQQGERHVVILGSSNLTYTALKKNYEWNIKLTSAESGDFIQKMYQEYDQLWQESLPLDELIINQYDLARQKELTVLGETPGRDHLPERDWQRPLFQQTSHAQESIAPLTKEPLAPYETQVIRPNKMQVKALASLQQVRDQGARRALVVSATGTGKTYLSAFDVEQYKPRRMLFVVHREQILRKAQSDFQRVIGFQMDKSCIYRPGMDLADKQYVFVTIQTLSRDANLAELAPDLFDYMLIDEVHKAGAATYQKVIDHFKPDFLLGMTATPERTDGFNIYELFDYNVAYEIRLQEALDEDMLCPFMYYGVKDIELDGQLLDETSDFSQLVADNRVNHLIEKVSYYGVSGQTVKGLIFCSRKDEAYELSHKLNERGYRTQALTGEDSQEVRQDVVARLEAGDLDYILTVDIFNEGIDIPSVNQVIMLRNTESSIIFIQQLGRGLRKHDSKEFVTIIDFIGNYKNNYLIPIALYGDRSMNKDEYRRKLVNRQQLSGMTTINFEAVAREQIFSSIKQTKLSSMKNLKEAYVEMRNRKGRVPRLMDFLLEDSLDPIIFFEGSFKHYGQVLDKFEEDVDFPSSKELDQFLQFICEELLPGKRPHEIWLMKRLVEGQGDLDKESFYDFLAQMNLDVSPAIRRSIEGFLDLSFFAQTAAGRYGEPIILPGLPVFRLNATIQTFLRHASIKELTLDMLETALKRSERYADDSQDSPFKLGERYSRKDVCHLLNWKINVVPQNIGGYFIDAETNTMPIYVTYHKSDEISDTTKYEDAFINEKMLHYFSKSKRRLESNDVQQMMNADETGLAMHLFIKKDNSEGTDFYYLGRVHYQKGSALQEIMKTGDKPVSVVSMNLELEHEVPYSLYHYLNNN from the coding sequence GTGTCCAATTATTTTCAATCGCAACTTACTAAATCTCTCCAGCATGGCTTCATTCATCGCCATGACTATCCGGATGGCAACTATGCCCCGCAGATTCTCATTAATAAGCCGGCCAAGGGGGCCCATGTTCTCACCGCTATTCAAGATGAGCTTCTTAAGTGTGATCGTTTCTACTTCTCTGTGGCCTTTATCTCCAAGGCTGGGATTGCCATGCTTAAGACTCAACTCTCGGATCTGGCTGATCGCGGGGTAGAAGGCTACATCCTGATTTCGCCCTATCTAGGTTTCAATGATCCGGATGCTATGCGGGAGCTGCTCAAGCTATCCAATGTTCAGGTGCGGCTGACCCGTGAGGAGCTCAATATGCATGCCAAGTGCTATCTCTTCCAACAGGGGGAGCGGCATGTAGTCATTCTGGGATCTTCTAACTTAACTTATACGGCACTTAAGAAAAACTATGAATGGAACATTAAGTTGACCTCGGCTGAGAGTGGGGACTTCATTCAGAAGATGTACCAGGAATACGACCAGCTTTGGCAGGAGTCCCTGCCTTTGGACGAGCTCATCATTAATCAATATGACCTGGCCCGTCAGAAGGAGCTGACAGTGCTTGGCGAGACGCCAGGGCGGGATCACCTACCTGAACGGGATTGGCAACGGCCACTTTTCCAACAAACGTCGCATGCCCAGGAGTCCATTGCGCCTCTGACCAAGGAGCCGCTAGCGCCTTATGAGACGCAAGTCATTCGACCTAATAAGATGCAGGTCAAAGCCCTAGCCTCACTGCAGCAAGTTCGTGATCAGGGCGCCCGTCGTGCCCTAGTGGTCAGTGCCACCGGGACTGGTAAGACCTATCTGTCAGCCTTCGATGTGGAGCAATATAAGCCCCGTCGCATGCTATTCGTGGTTCACCGCGAGCAGATTCTGCGCAAGGCTCAGTCGGATTTCCAACGGGTTATTGGCTTCCAGATGGACAAGTCCTGCATCTACCGGCCTGGTATGGACCTGGCAGATAAGCAATATGTCTTCGTCACCATTCAGACCCTATCGCGGGATGCTAACTTGGCGGAATTGGCGCCTGATTTATTCGACTATATGCTGATTGACGAGGTCCATAAGGCAGGGGCGGCCACCTATCAGAAGGTGATCGACCACTTCAAGCCGGACTTTCTCCTAGGTATGACGGCGACGCCAGAGCGGACGGATGGCTTCAATATCTATGAGCTTTTCGACTATAATGTGGCCTATGAGATTCGTCTCCAGGAAGCCCTGGACGAAGATATGCTCTGTCCCTTTATGTATTATGGGGTTAAAGATATCGAACTAGACGGCCAGCTGTTAGATGAGACCAGCGACTTCTCCCAATTGGTGGCGGATAATCGGGTCAACCACCTGATTGAGAAGGTCAGCTATTATGGCGTCAGCGGGCAGACCGTCAAGGGTCTTATCTTCTGTTCGCGTAAGGATGAAGCCTATGAGCTATCGCATAAGCTCAATGAACGTGGTTACCGGACTCAAGCCCTGACAGGGGAAGATTCCCAGGAAGTCCGCCAAGATGTGGTGGCAAGATTAGAAGCGGGAGACTTGGATTATATTTTGACTGTCGATATCTTCAATGAGGGGATCGACATTCCAAGTGTCAACCAGGTCATTATGTTGCGTAATACTGAGTCCAGCATTATCTTCATCCAGCAACTAGGTCGCGGTCTGCGTAAGCATGACAGCAAGGAATTTGTGACCATTATTGACTTCATCGGCAATTATAAAAACAACTACCTAATCCCAATCGCCCTCTATGGCGACCGTTCCATGAACAAGGATGAGTATCGCCGTAAGCTGGTCAACCGCCAGCAGTTGAGCGGTATGACCACCATTAACTTCGAGGCGGTGGCTCGTGAGCAGATCTTCTCCTCAATTAAGCAGACCAAGTTATCTAGCATGAAGAACCTCAAGGAGGCCTACGTTGAGATGCGTAACCGCAAGGGCCGGGTGCCTCGTCTCATGGACTTCCTCTTGGAAGACAGCCTGGATCCCATTATTTTCTTCGAAGGAAGCTTCAAGCATTATGGGCAAGTCCTTGATAAGTTTGAAGAGGATGTTGATTTTCCAAGTTCAAAAGAACTGGACCAATTCCTGCAATTTATCTGCGAAGAGCTCTTGCCTGGCAAGCGGCCGCATGAAATCTGGCTTATGAAGCGTTTAGTGGAAGGGCAAGGCGACCTGGATAAGGAATCCTTCTATGACTTTCTAGCGCAAATGAACCTGGATGTGTCGCCAGCTATCCGGCGGTCTATTGAAGGCTTCTTAGATCTGTCCTTCTTCGCTCAGACAGCCGCAGGGAGGTATGGCGAACCCATTATTTTGCCAGGACTGCCGGTGTTCCGCTTGAATGCGACCATACAGACTTTCTTACGCCATGCCTCAATTAAGGAACTGACGCTGGATATGCTGGAGACGGCCTTGAAGCGGTCAGAGCGCTATGCTGACGACAGCCAAGACTCGCCTTTCAAGTTGGGTGAGCGCTATAGCCGGAAGGATGTCTGCCATCTCCTTAATTGGAAGATTAATGTGGTGCCGCAGAATATCGGCGGTTACTTCATCGATGCCGAGACTAACACCATGCCGATTTATGTGACTTATCATAAGAGTGATGAGATTAGTGATACGACCAAGTATGAAGATGCCTTCATCAATGAGAAGATGCTGCATTATTTCTCCAAGAGCAAGCGACGCCTGGAATCCAATGACGTTCAACAAATGATGAATGCGGATGAGACGGGCCTGGCCATGCACCTCTTCATTAAGAAGGACAATAGCGAAGGGACCGACTTCTATTATTTGGGGCGGGTCCACTATCAGAAGGGTTCAGCCCTCCAAGAGATTATGAAGACAGGCGATAAGCCCGTCTCGGTAGTGTCTATGAACTTGGAACTGGAGCACGAAGTCCCTTATTCGCTCTACCATTATCTCAATAATAACTAG
- a CDS encoding carbohydrate ABC transporter permease — protein sequence MKSKGILTLILNLILAALAIITIIPFIWMLVSSFAPNSEIVKLGGGLFPGMSTFNNYTNIQEKFNFMGMFWNSLMISVTITAIIIYTSALFGFIFAKFTFKGKSLLFAVVMSTMMLPWAVTIIPKYEMMVKFGWLDSYKSLIIPSMVSGFGIFMFKQSISGISNELIEAARVDGGSDFYIFHRLILPMSRNTISSLAIFQFLWSWEDFLWPYLMINTKSKQLLAVGLRQFNGQYGTDYGGLFAATTISIIPIVIVYIIFQKRFIAGIATGSSK from the coding sequence ATGAAATCCAAAGGCATCTTAACCCTGATTTTGAATCTGATTTTGGCGGCGCTGGCCATTATCACCATTATTCCCTTTATCTGGATGCTGGTGTCTTCCTTTGCGCCTAATAGTGAGATTGTCAAGTTAGGTGGGGGTCTCTTCCCGGGCATGTCTACCTTCAACAACTACACCAATATCCAGGAAAAATTCAATTTCATGGGCATGTTCTGGAATAGCTTGATGATTTCGGTGACCATTACGGCCATTATTATCTATACCTCCGCGCTCTTTGGCTTCATCTTCGCCAAGTTCACCTTCAAAGGCAAATCCTTGCTGTTCGCGGTGGTCATGAGTACTATGATGTTGCCATGGGCCGTGACCATTATTCCTAAATATGAGATGATGGTTAAGTTCGGTTGGCTGGATTCCTATAAGTCTCTGATTATCCCAAGTATGGTCAGCGGCTTCGGGATTTTCATGTTCAAACAAAGTATCTCAGGCATCTCCAATGAGTTGATTGAAGCAGCAAGAGTCGATGGGGGTTCGGATTTCTACATCTTCCATCGCCTGATCTTGCCGATGTCACGTAACACCATTTCCAGTTTAGCCATTTTCCAATTCTTATGGAGTTGGGAAGACTTCCTCTGGCCTTACCTGATGATTAACACCAAGTCCAAGCAACTCTTGGCTGTTGGGTTACGTCAATTCAATGGCCAGTATGGCACCGACTACGGCGGCCTCTTCGCTGCCACGACCATTTCAATCATTCCGATTGTCATTGTCTATATTATTTTCCAAAAACGATTTATTGCCGGGATTGCGACAGGTTCCAGCAAGTAA
- a CDS encoding extracellular solute-binding protein, protein MKKPLMKSLLVAFSALLATSVVPLSSAQANDTLGQKVQYDTKAPVNDGKDISIQYWTWNDGDPAIKLAESYQKLHPNVKIEVVNHPWDDYWTKLPLALQGSDGPAIFNIHNSQDKLLSSYLEAYDIPTEDLKADFTGVEPHVVDGKVNYIDIVMNTGNIYYNKKMWQAAGLTDKDIPKTWDEFRQVAKKLTIKEGDNLVQAGFNWNGSYAGLYQGLNYQKGTLLFQEDGTTPNYNNETTKENLKFLVDLYEVDGVGSKDFGTDDTQSFGNQQSAMVYKWGWFANELKTKYPDVEYGVFATPTFSKDQPFAYDRYNGESTPGINKNQSEEQRKVAQDFLKYLLANDQYSLEAAKAYASYPTKNSVQEDQSLKSDPVLSVIAPRIKKLIWPGPFPATMETSAKKAAEEVLYNGVDLDSALENAQRQMERDMRNESFKSLESAYQ, encoded by the coding sequence ATGAAAAAACCGTTGATGAAGTCACTACTAGTGGCCTTTTCTGCTTTGTTAGCTACCAGTGTAGTGCCCCTCAGCTCTGCTCAGGCTAACGACACGCTCGGCCAGAAAGTCCAATATGACACCAAGGCGCCTGTCAATGATGGCAAGGATATCAGCATTCAGTATTGGACCTGGAATGACGGCGACCCAGCTATCAAGTTAGCGGAGTCCTACCAAAAGTTACACCCTAACGTCAAAATTGAAGTGGTCAACCATCCTTGGGATGATTACTGGACCAAGTTGCCATTGGCCTTACAAGGTTCGGATGGTCCAGCCATTTTCAATATTCATAACTCCCAAGACAAGCTGCTATCAAGCTACCTAGAAGCTTATGATATTCCAACCGAAGATCTCAAGGCAGATTTCACCGGGGTAGAGCCCCATGTCGTGGACGGTAAAGTCAACTATATCGATATCGTCATGAATACGGGTAACATCTACTATAACAAGAAGATGTGGCAAGCAGCCGGTTTAACGGACAAGGACATTCCTAAGACCTGGGATGAGTTCCGCCAAGTGGCTAAGAAATTAACCATCAAGGAAGGCGACAACCTAGTTCAAGCCGGTTTCAACTGGAATGGCTCCTATGCCGGCCTCTATCAAGGCCTCAACTACCAAAAGGGGACCTTGCTCTTCCAAGAAGATGGTACTACGCCTAACTACAATAACGAGACAACCAAAGAAAACCTCAAGTTCCTCGTAGACCTCTATGAAGTGGATGGCGTGGGTTCTAAGGACTTCGGGACCGACGATACCCAAAGTTTCGGTAACCAACAATCTGCTATGGTTTACAAATGGGGTTGGTTCGCTAACGAGCTCAAGACCAAGTATCCAGATGTGGAATATGGCGTCTTCGCGACTCCAACCTTCAGCAAGGATCAGCCTTTTGCTTATGACCGCTACAACGGCGAAAGCACCCCAGGTATTAACAAGAACCAATCAGAAGAACAAAGAAAAGTGGCCCAAGACTTCCTCAAGTATCTCTTGGCTAACGACCAATACTCACTAGAAGCAGCCAAAGCCTATGCTTCTTATCCAACTAAGAATAGTGTCCAAGAAGATCAATCACTCAAGTCAGACCCTGTCTTATCTGTCATTGCGCCACGTATCAAGAAGTTGATTTGGCCTGGCCCATTCCCTGCTACCATGGAAACCAGTGCCAAGAAGGCAGCCGAAGAAGTGCTCTATAATGGCGTGGATCTGGATTCAGCCTTAGAAAATGCGCAACGTCAAATGGAACGCGACATGCGCAATGAGTCCTTCAAGTCGCTGGAATCAGCCTATCAATAA
- a CDS encoding transposon-encoded TnpW family protein yields the protein MEELKNTDKKGISTKRKIGKTTYEVVVHFDENATETMQDKLTRIMLRELRRKSNEKKDDFD from the coding sequence ATGGAAGAACTGAAAAACACAGATAAAAAAGGCATTAGCACAAAGAGAAAGATTGGAAAGACCACCTATGAGGTTGTTGTCCATTTCGATGAAAATGCAACTGAAACAATGCAAGATAAACTTACAAGAATAATGCTGAGGGAGCTTAGGAGAAAATCGAATGAAAAAAAAGATGATTTTGATTAA
- a CDS encoding sugar ABC transporter permease, giving the protein MNILKKQLNFRNVSVLFLIVYFAVFLFYPIYKAFAGSLHDWNPLTQKYNYIGWENYRFVLGDKLFWKSLTNTLFFTAISTVLRLVVGLALALMLFSRMTKMRTFFQGLFYMPTVTPMVAVSFVWMWMFNPQFGLINRFFHLDINWLKNSNWAMIAIIIMTVWKDFGYATVLFLAGLMGLPEEVYEASRIDGANGWQTFKNITLPLLKPVTLFVTITSLISYFQTYIQILIMTEGGPGTSTFVISYLIFDEAFVNYNFGTASAIAVILFVVIAILTLLMFRYMDMGGDQQ; this is encoded by the coding sequence ATGAATATCCTGAAAAAACAACTCAACTTTCGTAATGTGTCGGTCCTCTTCCTGATCGTTTATTTTGCCGTCTTCCTCTTCTATCCCATCTATAAGGCCTTTGCCGGGAGTCTGCATGACTGGAATCCGCTGACCCAGAAGTACAACTATATTGGTTGGGAGAACTATCGCTTCGTATTAGGGGATAAGCTCTTTTGGAAGTCGCTGACTAATACCTTGTTCTTCACCGCTATCTCGACCGTCTTGCGGTTGGTAGTGGGTTTGGCCTTGGCCCTCATGCTCTTCTCGCGCATGACCAAGATGCGGACTTTCTTCCAAGGCCTCTTCTATATGCCGACTGTCACCCCCATGGTGGCCGTCTCCTTCGTCTGGATGTGGATGTTTAATCCCCAGTTTGGGCTCATTAATCGCTTCTTCCATCTGGACATCAACTGGCTCAAGAACTCTAACTGGGCCATGATTGCCATTATCATCATGACCGTCTGGAAAGATTTTGGTTATGCGACGGTCCTCTTCCTAGCGGGGCTCATGGGCCTGCCGGAAGAGGTCTATGAAGCTAGTCGCATTGATGGGGCCAATGGCTGGCAGACCTTCAAGAATATTACCTTGCCCCTGCTCAAGCCAGTGACTCTCTTCGTCACCATTACCTCCCTCATTTCCTACTTCCAAACCTATATTCAAATTCTGATTATGACGGAAGGGGGACCGGGGACTTCGACTTTCGTTATCTCCTACTTAATCTTTGATGAGGCCTTCGTCAACTATAACTTTGGGACGGCTTCGGCCATTGCGGTCATTCTCTTCGTCGTCATTGCCATTCTAACGCTCTTAATGTTCCGCTATATGGATATGGGAGGTGACCAACAATGA
- a CDS encoding LacI family DNA-binding transcriptional regulator, with protein MKKATLKDIAQAANVSIATVSNVLNDRHHKVSQETVAQIQALAQELQYMPNLNAKALVTKASRLVSVLFYSGGRDFNYSDPFVASLLEGIERIARQENYYILLHNIESLEAVHQVRRQWAFAGHIVVGCDAHMAAAMIESVSEPLVFIDTYLTAQGQALVEAADHVQLLNSKDYDLAYAGVELLARSQGLDLAFLSYQFDPDQVGVIQARYAGANAAYQAAGGQGDLPLYLNTKLDDLIKDLSNYRGLMVTADVLAMELVKVSQSQLGQWDPDRRLMSFDNIPYLQYLATEVNTIDLNQVHKGEEAMASLSRVLHSGQTAHDQRQQYIPANLINKNLSLEGSTSHD; from the coding sequence ATGAAAAAAGCAACCCTAAAAGACATTGCCCAAGCGGCTAATGTCAGTATCGCGACTGTATCCAATGTCTTGAATGACCGCCACCACAAGGTCTCCCAGGAGACGGTAGCCCAGATTCAAGCCTTGGCCCAGGAACTGCAATACATGCCCAACCTCAATGCCAAAGCCCTAGTGACTAAGGCTTCGCGCTTGGTCAGTGTCTTGTTCTATAGTGGCGGACGGGATTTTAATTATTCTGACCCCTTTGTGGCTTCCCTCCTAGAGGGGATTGAGCGCATTGCCAGGCAAGAGAACTACTACATCCTGCTTCATAATATTGAGAGCCTAGAAGCCGTCCACCAAGTCAGACGCCAGTGGGCCTTTGCGGGCCATATCGTGGTAGGCTGTGATGCTCATATGGCAGCGGCCATGATAGAAAGTGTCAGCGAGCCCTTGGTCTTCATTGACACCTATTTGACGGCGCAAGGCCAGGCCCTAGTCGAGGCTGCTGACCATGTGCAGCTACTCAACTCCAAGGACTATGACCTAGCCTATGCCGGAGTAGAATTGCTAGCCCGCAGCCAGGGCTTGGACCTAGCCTTCTTAAGCTATCAATTTGACCCCGACCAAGTGGGGGTTATTCAGGCCCGTTATGCGGGAGCCAATGCAGCCTATCAGGCGGCTGGCGGGCAGGGGGATTTGCCCCTCTACCTTAACACTAAATTGGATGACTTGATCAAGGACCTGTCCAACTACCGGGGCCTGATGGTGACTGCCGATGTCTTGGCTATGGAATTAGTCAAGGTCAGCCAAAGCCAGCTAGGCCAGTGGGACCCAGATCGGCGCCTCATGAGTTTTGATAACATTCCTTATCTTCAGTATTTGGCGACCGAGGTCAATACGATTGACCTCAATCAGGTTCACAAGGGGGAAGAGGCCATGGCTAGCTTGAGTCGCGTCTTACATTCAGGTCAGACCGCTCACGACCAGCGCCAGCAATACATCCCCGCCAACCTCATTAACAAGAATTTATCCTTAGAAGGGAGTACTAGCCATGATTAA